In a single window of the Hippocampus zosterae strain Florida chromosome 6, ASM2543408v3, whole genome shotgun sequence genome:
- the coq5 gene encoding 2-methoxy-6-polyprenyl-1,4-benzoquinol methylase, mitochondrial, producing MAASVRPLLERMIFRPSAGAVSVSVADGWRPSPRCYATASCRSFSGGAAEKSTHFGFETVPESEKAKKVYTVFENVAHKYDVMNDAMSLGIHRLWKDALLRAAHPQPGARLLDVAGGTGDIAFRFLEYVGSQKGRWAGRSSWWQDICQKDPGNREEGEEGPTRDSRVVVCDINKEMLKVGRRKARRTGLADGVLWVAGDAEELPFDDAQFDIYTIAFGLRNVTHVELALREALRVLKPGGRFMCLEFSRVTDPVLARLYDAYSFQVIPLLGEVIAGDWKSYRYLVESIRRFPAQEALKELLEDAGFCRVGYRNMSGGVVSLHSGFKL from the exons ATGGCGGCCTCCGTTCGTCCGCTGCTGGAGCGGATGATTTTTCGTCCATCTGCCGGGGCGGTTTCCGTCTCCGTGGCGGACGGCTGGCGCCCGTCGCCCCGCTGCTACGCGACAGCGTCCTGCCGAAGTTTTAGCGGCGGAGCCGCGGAGAAAAGCACCCATTTCGGCTTCGAAACGGTCCCGGAATCCGAGAAGGCGAAGAAAG TGTACACCGTGTTTGAGAACGTCGCGCACAAGTATGACGTGATGAACGACGCCATGAGTCTGGGCATCCATCGTCTATGGAAAGACGCGCTGCTGCGTGCCGCGCACCCCCAGCCCGGGGCGCGCCTCCTGGACGTGGCCGGCGGAACAG GGGACATCGCCTTCCGTTTCCTGGAATATGTGGGCTCCCAGAAAGGGCGGTGGGCCGGGCGCTCCTCGTGGTGGCAGGACATCTGCCAGAAGGACCCGGGCAACCGGGAGGAGGGTGAGGAGGGCCCCACCCGGGACTCCAGGGTGGTGGTCTGCGACATCAACAAGGAGATGCTGAAAGTGGGCAGACGGAAGGCTCGGCGCACGGGCCTCGCCGACG GTGTGCTGTGGGTGGCGGGGGACGCGGAGGAGCTGCCGTTCGACGACGCTcagtttgacatttacaccatcgCGTTTGGCCTTCGCAACGTCACGCACGTGGAGCTG GCCCTGCGCGAGGCTTTGCGGGTCCTGAAGCCCGGGGGCAGGTTCATGTGCTTGGAGTTCAGCCGGGTGACCGATCCCGTCTTGGCCAG GCTTTACGACGCTTACAGCTTCCAGGTGATCCCGCTTTTGGGAGAGGTCATCGCCGGAGACTGGAAATCCTACCGCTATTTGGTGGAAAGCATCCGCAGGTTTCCCGCTCAG GAGGCGttgaaggagctgctggaggatgcGGGCTTTTGCCGCGTCGGCTACCGCAACATGAGCGGGGGTGTGGTCTCCCTTCACTCGGGTTTCAAGCTGTGA